From the Carnobacterium inhibens subsp. inhibens DSM 13024 genome, the window ACTTGGAACTCCTACAACTAATGATAAAAGTACAAATAGTAACATTTTTTTAGTATCTTTATCCATTTGTTCATTTGCAATAATATTTCTCATAACTTTCACGTCTCCTTTAACTAATTCATCTAAAGAAATATCAAAAAGAAGACTCAGAGCAATTAAATTATGGATGTCAGGATACGTTTTATCATTTTCCCATTTTGAAATAGTTTGACGAGTAACATAGATTTTTTCTGCTAATACCTCTTGAGAATATCCATTTAACTCTCGATATTTTTTAATTGCTTACTGAAATTCATTTTGATTCCTCCTAGTAACTTTAAAGTACATTAAAATAAAAAATTTCTGTCTATTGTAAATTCCAATGGCCATTTATTTAGTGTATATGTTTGTTTACATTACCGCAAAGTGTAGATTTCAACTTCTTATAATTTGTACTTTATGTAAATTTTACATATCTCAAAAAAAAAGAATCCTAAAATAAAGGATTCTGTGAAAATACTTTTTATAGATCTAATCAGAAAAATAATACAGCTGTAATATAGTCATAAAATATACTTAAACAAATTAAAGCGCTTAACGTTAAAAGGGCAATCCATAAGAATATAAATGATCTTTTTAAATTATATAAAATATAAACTTAAAAAATAGAAAGGATAAAGTAAAATACAGCCCATAACCAACCATGTCCCTATACCATGTTGAAACATAAAAAATTGAGCTTTAGCTAAAGTAATGATCAGGAACAGACTAATCAAAATAATAGAGAATACAAACCACTTAAATATTTTCAAACGGATAGTACCTATAGATAGCTTACTTTGTAATTCTTTATCTGACTTAATTAGGTAATCCAGGCTAACGTTATATAAGTCGCTTAGTCCTACTAAATTAATAATGTCTGGAACAGACTTATTATTCTCCCATTTAGAAATAGCTTGAGCTGTTACATAGAGTTTATCGGCTAGTTGATTTTGAGAGTAATTGTGTTCTTTACGAAGACTTTTTAATTTATCTCCTAATTCCATGTACCTCACCTCCTATATCTAAACTATAAAGGAAGTTAGAAAAATACACACGATAGTATCAGTTGTTTTAGTCAACTAGGGTATCAACCAGCAGTTGAGCATGAGGTATACCTTAGTTTTTAATATAAATTATCAAAAGGAATGGTAATTATGTTAATTTTAATTCCTTTAAACATAGTACATGTTAAGTAGAACAGATAAATATTAAAATATTATTTTTTAAAGTAATTTATAATTATTCCTACTACAACTCCAAATCCCATGCCTACTACTACATTTGTTACAATATCTTTTGTTATTATTCCATAAATCAATCCTATGAAAATTCCAACACAAGGAAAAATTGACGAAATTACGGGTGACTGGTTAGAATTAATTTTTTTATTTTTTGCCATTAAATTAATCTCCTAACTTCAATTTAGTTTAGAACGTTCTAAATCTTATGATACGATTTTTTTTTACTTGTTAATACTTTTTTAAAAAGAATGTTTGCTACCTATCGGAGAACGATAAGTACCATTCACTCCAGCTTTACCACCAATATTAGCCAATATCATTTAATTTACTGATGAGGTTTTGCTGCTCCTCATTAAATTTAA encodes:
- a CDS encoding helix-turn-helix domain-containing protein; the encoded protein is MELGDKLKSLRKEHNYSQNQLADKLYVTAQAISKWENNKSVPDIINLVGLSDLYNVSLDYLIKSDKELQSKLSIGTIRLKIFKWFVFSIILISLFLIITLAKAQFFMFQHGIGTWLVMGCILLYPFYFLSLYFI